From a single Vampirovibrio chlorellavorus genomic region:
- a CDS encoding YifB family Mg chelatase-like AAA ATPase, with product MIATVYTGSLTGLDAHPVVVEVDLSAGLPGLTIVGLPDTGVNESKERIKAAIKNSGFAFPLKKVVINLAPAALRKEGTGFDLPLCVGILLAAEYLTPTPFLEKACFIGEVSLEGSLRRVNGVLSMALMAKQEGYTALIVPDENVLEASLVEGLEVYGLKHLNELPVLFLHPPSFLKPVDRTALIASATELPVPSVDFAHIKGQAVAKRALEIAAAGGHNMMMLGPPGSGKSMLAKAFAGILPPLSFGEVLEVSRIYSVAGLLAQEPGSTQQSLMRQRPFRAPHHSASKAGITGGGSHPRPGEITLAHRGVLFLDEFVEFPRNVLEVMRQPLEDGVVTISRAHQNITYPAKFMLLAALNPCPCGYAGDSVKQCTCSEMQIARYLQKLSGPLLDRIDIHLEVPRLNESELLNQQTHQEPGASSAEVRERVIQARQRQALRFAGEGILCNAEMTPLQIKNACLLDTAGQGLMQKAIQKMHLSARTFDRILRMARTIADLEQSEGVKAAHIAEALQYRSIDKLYRLQKGAQSKAG from the coding sequence ATTGCGACGGTTTATACAGGTTCCCTGACGGGGTTGGATGCCCATCCCGTGGTGGTAGAGGTCGATTTGAGCGCCGGATTGCCGGGGTTAACCATTGTGGGCTTGCCGGATACCGGGGTTAACGAGTCCAAGGAACGCATTAAGGCGGCTATTAAAAACAGCGGATTCGCCTTTCCATTGAAGAAGGTGGTCATTAATCTGGCGCCTGCGGCCTTGCGCAAGGAGGGCACCGGCTTTGATTTGCCGCTGTGTGTGGGCATTCTGCTGGCCGCGGAATATCTGACCCCCACGCCCTTTTTGGAGAAGGCCTGCTTTATCGGGGAAGTGTCTCTGGAGGGCTCCTTGCGGCGAGTAAACGGGGTGCTTTCCATGGCCCTGATGGCCAAGCAGGAAGGTTATACAGCCTTGATCGTGCCGGATGAGAATGTGCTGGAAGCCTCTTTGGTAGAAGGGCTAGAGGTTTACGGGCTCAAGCATCTGAATGAACTGCCGGTGCTGTTTTTGCATCCGCCCAGTTTTTTAAAGCCGGTGGATCGGACGGCCCTGATTGCCTCCGCCACGGAATTACCGGTTCCCTCGGTCGATTTTGCCCATATTAAAGGGCAGGCCGTTGCCAAACGGGCCTTGGAGATCGCTGCCGCGGGCGGACACAACATGATGATGCTGGGGCCGCCGGGAAGTGGGAAATCCATGCTGGCCAAAGCCTTTGCCGGGATTCTACCGCCTTTATCCTTTGGGGAGGTGCTGGAAGTCAGCCGGATTTACAGCGTGGCCGGTCTGCTGGCCCAGGAGCCGGGTAGCACGCAACAAAGTCTCATGCGTCAGCGACCTTTTCGGGCGCCCCACCATTCGGCTTCCAAGGCCGGTATCACCGGAGGCGGTAGCCATCCCCGACCGGGCGAAATCACCCTGGCCCATCGGGGGGTGTTGTTTCTGGATGAATTTGTGGAGTTTCCCCGCAATGTGCTGGAGGTGATGCGTCAGCCTCTGGAAGATGGGGTGGTGACCATCAGCCGAGCGCATCAAAATATCACCTATCCAGCCAAGTTTATGCTGTTGGCGGCGCTGAATCCCTGTCCTTGCGGTTATGCGGGCGATAGCGTGAAGCAATGCACCTGTAGCGAAATGCAAATTGCCCGATATTTACAGAAGCTATCGGGCCCTTTGCTGGATCGCATTGATATTCATCTGGAAGTACCCCGCCTGAATGAAAGTGAATTGCTCAATCAGCAAACCCATCAGGAGCCGGGTGCTTCCAGCGCCGAAGTTCGGGAGCGGGTGATTCAGGCTCGGCAACGGCAGGCCTTGCGCTTTGCGGGGGAGGGCATTCTGTGTAACGCCGAGATGACCCCGCTGCAAATCAAAAATGCCTGCCTGCTGGATACGGCTGGGCAGGGGCTCATGCAAAAGGCCATCCAGAAAATGCACCTGAGCGCCCGAACGTTTGATCGGATTTTGCGCATGGCCCGAACCATCGCCGATTTGGAGCAATCCGAGGGGGTCAAGGCCGCTCATATCGCAGAAGCCCTTCAGTATCGCTCCATCGATAAGCTGTATCGACTGCAAAAAGGCGCTCAAAGCAAGGCCGGTTAG